The following are from one region of the Capsicum annuum cultivar UCD-10X-F1 chromosome 1, UCD10Xv1.1, whole genome shotgun sequence genome:
- the LOC107852565 gene encoding 14 kDa proline-rich protein DC2.15-like has translation MAKFGASSIALVLLTLNILFFTMVSSTNVPCPPPPHSKPHPKPHPTPTPSTPSSKGKCPKDTLKLKVCANLLNDLVHLVIGSSPAKTECCSLIEGLADLDAALCLCTALKANVLGIHLNVPLSLSLLLNNCGKYAPKNFQCA, from the coding sequence ATGGCTAAGTTTGGTGCGTCTTCGATTGCCCTTGTTCTTCTTACATTGAACATTCTTTTCTTCACTATGGTTAGTTCCACTAATGTCCCATGCCCACCACCCCCACACTCCAAACCCCACCCCAAGCcccaccctacccctaccccctcCACCCCATCATCAAAGGGAAAGTGTCCAAAGGACACACTAAAGCTAAAAGTGTGTGCCAATTTGTTGAATGATTTAGTGCACCTTGTTATTGGAAGTAGCCCAGCCAAGACTGAATGTTGCTCTCTAATTGAAGGACTTGCTGACCTTGATGCTGCTCTTTGCCTTTGCACTGCTCTTAAAGCCAATGTGTTGGGAATTCATCTCAACGTTCCACTTTCCCTCAGCTTGTTGCTCAACAATTGTGGCAAATATGCACCCAAGAATTTCCAATGCGCATAA